The following are encoded in a window of Amphibacillus xylanus NBRC 15112 genomic DNA:
- a CDS encoding family 43 glycosylhydrolase, with protein MNRQVFNPFLPNYEYIPDGEPYVFGDRLYIFGSHDRFNGKFFCMNDYVCWSAPIDNLAEWKYEGVIYRKTQDPMNKLGLFHMYAPDVAQGADGRFYLYYSLNFFGVMAIAVSDTPAGQYEFYDYVSHLDGTKYSSRKGDPFLFDPGVLVDDDGAVYLYFGFAPSSSSVNYRWEKAQI; from the coding sequence ATGAATCGACAAGTTTTCAACCCTTTTTTACCCAATTACGAGTATATTCCTGATGGTGAGCCATATGTATTTGGAGATAGATTATATATTTTTGGTTCCCATGATCGATTTAATGGTAAGTTCTTCTGCATGAATGACTATGTATGTTGGTCTGCTCCAATTGATAATTTAGCTGAATGGAAGTATGAAGGTGTTATTTACCGTAAAACACAAGACCCGATGAATAAACTAGGGCTATTTCATATGTATGCACCAGATGTAGCTCAAGGTGCTGATGGTCGGTTTTACTTATATTATTCTTTAAATTTCTTTGGTGTGATGGCGATTGCTGTGAGTGATACACCTGCGGGTCAATATGAGTTTTATGATTATGTTAGTCATTTGGATGGAACTAAATATTCAAGTAGGAAAGGTGATCCGTTTTTATTTGATCCTGGAGTTTTAGTAGATGATGATGGTGCAGTATACCTATATTTTGGATTTGCTCCTAGCTCTTCCAGCGTTAATTACCGGTGGGAAAAAGCGCAAATTTGA
- a CDS encoding GtrA family protein has protein sequence MSSEINKTTVPKLKFWANFKEKHPNLAQFLVFFLLSNGVTVLQLVLMPVLRGLFEQTSLININFQILQFGQNFDGSSYFVFDYAAGPLSSGGGGGLAYFLAVQIAIGVAQIINFFAQRSITFKSNSNIWKAAMWYVIAYFVITIGAAAAQGFYKAPIYNLLMNTWGMGSFGETMADMVTMIINSAISFWVFYPIFKVIFKQEPENQTK, from the coding sequence ATGAGTAGTGAGATAAATAAAACAACTGTGCCAAAGTTAAAATTTTGGGCTAACTTTAAAGAGAAACACCCTAATCTAGCACAATTCTTAGTCTTTTTTCTGCTGAGTAATGGTGTGACGGTACTACAATTAGTATTAATGCCTGTTTTAAGAGGTCTATTTGAACAAACGTCATTAATAAACATCAATTTTCAGATCTTACAATTTGGTCAGAACTTTGATGGTAGCTCTTATTTTGTGTTTGATTATGCAGCAGGACCGCTGTCGTCTGGTGGTGGAGGTGGGCTAGCTTACTTCCTTGCTGTTCAAATAGCGATTGGGGTTGCACAGATTATTAACTTTTTTGCCCAAAGAAGTATCACATTTAAATCGAACTCTAATATTTGGAAAGCTGCCATGTGGTATGTGATTGCCTATTTTGTCATTACAATTGGAGCAGCAGCAGCTCAAGGCTTCTATAAAGCGCCTATTTATAATTTATTAATGAACACATGGGGTATGGGTTCATTTGGTGAAACAATGGCAGATATGGTAACGATGATTATTAACAGTGCGATTTCGTTCTGGGTTTTCTATCCTATCTTCAAAGTGATTTTCAAACAAGAACCTGAGAATCAAACAAAATAA